AAATGATCTCCACTGCCTAGATGCTCTTGATACACATTTTTGAATGATCGTAAAATGGCTCTAACCACATCGTGCGGAAGGCTTTTCTGCTTATAGATATCATCAATTCCATCGTAGCTGAACCCCATGGTGCTCAACTCACTGATTAACTGTCCTTCACTTTTAGTAATAAACATCATTTCGCATTAGTTTGTCTTTTTTGGAATGGTCTTTATAATTACGTTACCTTTCGTTGCTTCTTCTTTCAAGGTTTTGGATACCTTGTATCCTTCTCGTAACCAAAGAACAAATTCGCGCCCTGTATTTTTTGCATGTTGAATGCCATCTTTTAACTGTCTACTCAAATGTTGGTACAAAACGTCTTTTGTTTCTTGCAGTTGCCTCGAGTTAGATCCGTCCGCTATTCGTGGCTTACCCGTAACTGGTCCGTCGTATCTCTCTTTCGCCGCATTTGCATCCATACTTGTTGCTCTTTCGGCTTCAGCACCTTGTTTTACTGGGGCTGCCCCACCCTTCGATAGTTCCGCAAATGCGACCAGATTAATTCCCAGATCTAATGTG
This genomic interval from Chitinophaga horti contains the following:
- a CDS encoding putative toxin; this encodes MQGASEITGGKATMAAGGAASLSGVGAVAGAPTAAVGGVISLHGTGVTTIATLDLGINLVAFAELSKGGAAPVKQGAEAERATSMDANAAKERYDGPVTGKPRIADGSNSRQLQETKDVLYQHLSRQLKDGIQHAKNTGREFVLWLREGYKVSKTLKEEATKGNVIIKTIPKKTN